The proteins below come from a single Rhodanobacter sp. LX-99 genomic window:
- a CDS encoding YciI family protein: protein MKYVGLAYFTPEKFAAMAPDDVKELVSQCPALDEKMRATGKVLVSASLGDMDSWRTLRPRSGKTHVSDGPYTESKEVVGGLFIIEADSRDEALRIASMHPAATLGEEGGWAIELIPMDFYLAQ, encoded by the coding sequence ATGAAATACGTCGGCCTGGCCTACTTCACCCCCGAAAAATTCGCCGCGATGGCACCAGACGATGTCAAGGAACTGGTGAGCCAATGCCCGGCATTGGACGAGAAGATGCGCGCCACCGGCAAGGTTCTGGTTTCCGCGTCGCTTGGCGACATGGACAGCTGGAGGACGCTTCGCCCGCGCAGCGGCAAGACGCACGTCAGCGATGGGCCTTACACCGAGTCGAAGGAAGTGGTGGGCGGCCTGTTCATCATCGAGGCGGACAGCCGTGACGAGGCGCTGCGCATCGCATCCATGCACCCCGCCGCCACGCTGGGCGAAGAAGGCGGATGGGCCATCGAGCTTATCCCCATGGATTTCTACCTGGCCCAATGA
- the gnd gene encoding phosphogluconate dehydrogenase (NAD(+)-dependent, decarboxylating) gives MELGMVGLGRMGANMAERLVKGGHKVSGFDPNADARKAAEANGIAPAASLEALVKALPAPRVLWLMVPAGKITDDTVDTLLPLLTKGDTVIDGGNSNYKDTLRRAQLYAERGLGYVDCGTSGGVWGLKEGYSMMIGGDEKTVEALRPIFETLAPAKDQGWGRVGPAGSGHYTKMVHNGIEYGMMQAYAEGFAILKHKEEFGLDLHQVGEIWRTGSVVRSWLLDLATDALGKNPNLDGIAPYVVDSGEGRWTVSAALELNVSAPVITLSLMERFRSRDSDSFADKLLASLRNEFGGHAIKKE, from the coding sequence ATGGAACTTGGCATGGTGGGTCTCGGGCGCATGGGCGCCAACATGGCGGAGCGCCTGGTGAAAGGCGGCCACAAGGTCAGCGGCTTCGACCCGAACGCGGACGCGCGCAAGGCGGCCGAAGCGAACGGCATCGCGCCGGCGGCCTCGCTGGAAGCCCTGGTCAAGGCCTTGCCGGCGCCGCGCGTGCTGTGGCTGATGGTGCCGGCCGGCAAGATCACCGACGACACCGTCGACACCTTGCTGCCGCTGCTGACCAAGGGCGACACCGTGATCGACGGCGGCAACTCCAACTACAAGGACACGCTGCGCCGCGCGCAGCTGTATGCCGAGCGCGGCCTGGGCTACGTCGACTGCGGCACCAGCGGCGGGGTGTGGGGCCTCAAGGAGGGCTACAGCATGATGATCGGCGGCGACGAAAAAACCGTCGAGGCGCTGCGGCCGATCTTCGAAACGCTGGCGCCGGCGAAGGACCAGGGCTGGGGCCGGGTCGGCCCGGCCGGCTCGGGCCATTACACCAAGATGGTCCACAACGGCATCGAGTACGGGATGATGCAGGCCTATGCCGAAGGCTTCGCGATACTCAAGCACAAGGAGGAGTTCGGCCTCGACCTGCACCAGGTCGGCGAGATCTGGCGCACCGGCAGCGTGGTGCGCTCCTGGCTGCTCGACCTCGCCACCGACGCGCTCGGCAAGAACCCGAACCTGGACGGCATCGCGCCCTACGTGGTCGATTCCGGCGAAGGCCGCTGGACCGTGAGCGCCGCGCTGGAACTCAACGTCTCCGCCCCGGTGATCACGCTGTCGCTGATGGAACGCTTCCGTTCGCGCGACAGCGATTCGTTCGCCGACAAGCTGCTGGCGTCGCTGCGCAATGAATTTGGGGGGCATGCGATCAAGAAGGAGTGA
- a CDS encoding glucoamylase family protein: MRSHPPSHPLESGTQLRHLQNKAFAYFQCETNPQNGLVADKTAPDWPASIAATGLALSCYPVAVERGLMNRHTAIGRTLATLRFFRDSAQGTEPDATGHRGFYYHFLDMQTGRRAWQCELSTVDSAFLFAGMLTAAAYFDDDTAEQKEIRDTANFLYRRAEWPWAQAADGTIGHGWHPESGFIPHRWQGYDEGLLLYVLALGSPTHALPPAAYAAWSSTYEWKRCYDIDYLYCGPLFTHQLSQVWIDFRGIRDAFMRDKGIDYFENSRRATLVQQRYASDNPLGFKGYSDHCWGITASDGPGPATRKIDGIERRFEDYVGRGAPYGIDDGTLAPWAVVASLPFAPEIVLPTVHHFIHTLQLHDAHPYGFKASFNQTWVDKPGQLLDGWVSPYCFGLNLGPIVLMVENHRSGMLWELMRGCRWIADGLRRAGFDGGWLDAGQRRA; encoded by the coding sequence ATGCGTTCCCATCCGCCCAGTCATCCGCTCGAATCCGGCACGCAGCTGCGGCACCTGCAGAACAAGGCGTTCGCCTACTTCCAGTGCGAGACGAACCCGCAGAACGGCCTGGTCGCGGACAAGACCGCGCCGGACTGGCCGGCCAGCATCGCCGCGACCGGATTGGCGCTGAGCTGCTACCCGGTGGCGGTCGAGCGCGGCCTGATGAACCGCCACACGGCGATCGGGCGCACGCTGGCCACATTGCGTTTCTTCCGCGACAGCGCGCAGGGCACCGAACCCGATGCCACTGGCCACCGCGGCTTCTACTACCACTTCCTCGACATGCAGACCGGCAGGCGCGCGTGGCAGTGCGAGCTGTCCACGGTGGACAGCGCCTTCCTGTTCGCCGGCATGCTGACCGCCGCGGCGTACTTCGACGACGACACCGCCGAGCAGAAGGAAATCCGCGACACGGCGAACTTCCTCTACCGGCGCGCGGAGTGGCCGTGGGCGCAGGCCGCCGACGGCACCATCGGCCACGGCTGGCACCCGGAAAGCGGCTTCATCCCGCATCGCTGGCAGGGCTACGACGAGGGCCTGCTGCTGTACGTGCTGGCGCTCGGCTCGCCCACCCATGCGCTGCCGCCCGCGGCCTATGCGGCCTGGTCGTCCACCTACGAGTGGAAGCGCTGCTACGACATCGACTACCTGTACTGCGGCCCGCTGTTCACCCACCAGCTGTCGCAGGTGTGGATCGACTTTCGCGGCATCCGCGACGCGTTCATGCGCGACAAGGGCATCGACTACTTCGAGAACAGCCGGCGCGCCACCCTGGTCCAACAGCGCTACGCCAGCGACAACCCGCTCGGCTTCAAAGGCTACAGCGATCACTGCTGGGGCATCACCGCCAGCGATGGTCCCGGTCCGGCGACGCGGAAGATCGACGGCATCGAGCGCCGCTTCGAGGACTACGTCGGCCGCGGCGCGCCGTACGGCATCGACGATGGCACGCTGGCGCCGTGGGCGGTGGTGGCGTCGCTGCCGTTCGCGCCGGAAATCGTGCTGCCGACAGTGCACCACTTCATCCACACGCTGCAGCTGCACGACGCGCATCCCTACGGCTTCAAGGCCAGCTTCAACCAGACTTGGGTCGACAAGCCCGGCCAGTTGCTGGACGGCTGGGTGTCGCCGTACTGCTTCGGCCTCAACCTTGGCCCGATCGTGCTGATGGTGGAGAACCATCGCAGCGGCATGCTGTGGGAACTGATGCGCGGCTGCCGCTGGATCGCCGACGGCCTGCGCCGCGCCGGCTTCGACGGCGGCTGGCTGGATGCCGGCCAGCGGCGCGCATGA